The following proteins come from a genomic window of Salvia hispanica cultivar TCC Black 2014 chromosome 4, UniMelb_Shisp_WGS_1.0, whole genome shotgun sequence:
- the LOC125218870 gene encoding putative late blight resistance protein homolog R1A-10 isoform X8, with protein sequence MAYNLQPLITILEGILDPDQTLWIVDENNPQIQSLLDKATSLQQLLDSKSSLTKLDSKIREVAHQAEDILEYHMVHMLPDPRFFAPTHVRFTLSTPDLQQVIRELGSVMEQAEKLMEMEERKMPRELDSSSSSGSKSAVVVGIDEDLMQLKDRLTRMEKKLEIVPIVGMGGVGKTTLTRKLYEDNMIVECFHCRAWATVSQDYNMRQVLKSLLRCITGKDCDQPTNELKDMLYKSLFGRKYLIVLDDIWSTKFWDEIRMYFPDNNNGSRIVSTTRESDVANYANSLSLQHQVRLLSESESWNLLHQLVFGEEECPLVLQEIGRKIAKDCGGLPLAISVIGGGLLCKMERSEDVWRKIGDNVMASISGLDERCYSILFLSYNNLPNHLKPCFLYMAAFPEDYEIKGSKLVYMWNTEGFVKSNGERSLEEKAKDWLKSLVERNLFLEIC encoded by the exons ATGGCTTACAATCTTCAACCACTCATCACTATTCTTGAGGGAATCCTTGATCCTGACCAAACACTATGGATTGTTGATGAAAACAACCCTCAGATCCAGTCCCTGCTCGACAAAGCTACATCTCTTCAGCAGCTCCTTGATAGTAAATCATCACTCACCAAACTAGACAGCAAAATAAGAGAAGTTGCACATCAAGCTGAAGACATCCTTGAATACCACATGGTTCACATGCTCCCTGATCCCAGGTTCTTTGCACCTACTCATGTGAGATTCACTTTATCCACACCAGATCTACAACAAGTAATACGGGAACTTGGTTCTGTTATGGAGCAAGCTGAGAAGCTCATGGAGATGGAGGAAAGGAAGATGCCACGAGAGCTTGATTCATCCAGTTCATCCGGTTCCAAGAGTGCTGTGGTGGTGGGAATTGATGAAGATCTGATGCAGCTCAAGGATCGGCTGACCCGTATGGAGAAGAAGCTGGAGATCGTCCCCATCGTTGGTATGGGTGGTGTAGGTAAAACCACTCTTACTCGAAAGCTTTATGAAGATAATATGATTGTTGAATGCTTTCATTGTCGTGCTTGGGCCACTGTCTCACAAGATTACAATATGCGACAAGTTCTCAAAAGCCTTCTTCGTTGCATAACTGGAAAAGATTGTGATCAACCTACTAATGAGTTAAAAGATATGTTGTATAAGAGCTTGTTCGGTAGAAAATACTTGATTGTGTTAGATGATATATGGAGCACCAAATTCTGGGATGAGATTAGGATGTACTTCCCGGACAACAACAACGGGAGTCGCATTGTGAGCACCACTAGGGAATCTGATGTAGCGAACTATGCTAACTCTTTGAGTCTGCAACATCAGGTGCGGTTGCTTAGCGAGTCTGAAAGTTGGAATCTGCTTCACCAACTTGTGTTTGGAGAAGAGGAGTGCCCTCTTGTATTACAAGAGATTGGTCGAAAGATCGCCAAGGATTGCGGTGGGCTTCCTCTAGCCATAAGTGTGATTGGAGGAGGGTTGCTATGTAAGATGGAAAGATCAGAAGATGTTTGGAGGAAAATTGGGGACAATGTAATGGCATCAATTTCTGGATTAGACGAGCGATGCTATAGTATCTTGTTTTTAAGTTATAACAACTTGCCGAATCACTTGAAACCATGTTTCTTATACATGGCAGCTTTCCCAGAAGACTACGAGATTAAAGGCTCCAAACTCGTATATATGTGGAATACAGAAGGATTTGTAAAATCAAACGGGGAAAGAAGTTTGGAGGAAAAGGCAAAGGATTGGCTAAAGTCTCTAGTCGAAAGaaatctatttttg GAAATCTGCTGA
- the LOC125218870 gene encoding putative late blight resistance protein homolog R1A-10 isoform X6, with protein MAYNLQPLITILEGILDPDQTLWIVDENNPQIQSLLDKATSLQQLLDSKSSLTKLDSKIREVAHQAEDILEYHMVHMLPDPRFFAPTHVRFTLSTPDLQQVIRELGSVMEQAEKLMEMEERKMPRELDSSSSSGSKSAVVVGIDEDLMQLKDRLTRMEKKLEIVPIVGMGGVGKTTLTRKLYEDNMIVECFHCRAWATVSQDYNMRQVLKSLLRCITGKDCDQPTNELKDMLYKSLFGRKYLIVLDDIWSTKFWDEIRMYFPDNNNGSRIVSTTRESDVANYANSLSLQHQVRLLSESESWNLLHQLVFGEEECPLVLQEIGRKIAKDCGGLPLAISVIGGGLLCKMERSEDVWRKIGDNVMASISGLDERCYSILFLSYNNLPNHLKPCFLYMAAFPEDYEIKGSKLVYMWNTEGFVKSNGERSLEEKAKDWLKSLVERNLFLVSEYNKNYYRLKPKSYYSMHDMLRIYASGNLLNGPSHFNVSNPRRKAEYSSGAFFASVMVSGSVQVFREEYQDCVICKP; from the exons ATGGCTTACAATCTTCAACCACTCATCACTATTCTTGAGGGAATCCTTGATCCTGACCAAACACTATGGATTGTTGATGAAAACAACCCTCAGATCCAGTCCCTGCTCGACAAAGCTACATCTCTTCAGCAGCTCCTTGATAGTAAATCATCACTCACCAAACTAGACAGCAAAATAAGAGAAGTTGCACATCAAGCTGAAGACATCCTTGAATACCACATGGTTCACATGCTCCCTGATCCCAGGTTCTTTGCACCTACTCATGTGAGATTCACTTTATCCACACCAGATCTACAACAAGTAATACGGGAACTTGGTTCTGTTATGGAGCAAGCTGAGAAGCTCATGGAGATGGAGGAAAGGAAGATGCCACGAGAGCTTGATTCATCCAGTTCATCCGGTTCCAAGAGTGCTGTGGTGGTGGGAATTGATGAAGATCTGATGCAGCTCAAGGATCGGCTGACCCGTATGGAGAAGAAGCTGGAGATCGTCCCCATCGTTGGTATGGGTGGTGTAGGTAAAACCACTCTTACTCGAAAGCTTTATGAAGATAATATGATTGTTGAATGCTTTCATTGTCGTGCTTGGGCCACTGTCTCACAAGATTACAATATGCGACAAGTTCTCAAAAGCCTTCTTCGTTGCATAACTGGAAAAGATTGTGATCAACCTACTAATGAGTTAAAAGATATGTTGTATAAGAGCTTGTTCGGTAGAAAATACTTGATTGTGTTAGATGATATATGGAGCACCAAATTCTGGGATGAGATTAGGATGTACTTCCCGGACAACAACAACGGGAGTCGCATTGTGAGCACCACTAGGGAATCTGATGTAGCGAACTATGCTAACTCTTTGAGTCTGCAACATCAGGTGCGGTTGCTTAGCGAGTCTGAAAGTTGGAATCTGCTTCACCAACTTGTGTTTGGAGAAGAGGAGTGCCCTCTTGTATTACAAGAGATTGGTCGAAAGATCGCCAAGGATTGCGGTGGGCTTCCTCTAGCCATAAGTGTGATTGGAGGAGGGTTGCTATGTAAGATGGAAAGATCAGAAGATGTTTGGAGGAAAATTGGGGACAATGTAATGGCATCAATTTCTGGATTAGACGAGCGATGCTATAGTATCTTGTTTTTAAGTTATAACAACTTGCCGAATCACTTGAAACCATGTTTCTTATACATGGCAGCTTTCCCAGAAGACTACGAGATTAAAGGCTCCAAACTCGTATATATGTGGAATACAGAAGGATTTGTAAAATCAAACGGGGAAAGAAGTTTGGAGGAAAAGGCAAAGGATTGGCTAAAGTCTCTAGTCGAAAGaaatctatttttggtaagtgAATACAATAAGAACTATTACCGATTGAAACCAAAGAGTTATTATAGCATGCATGATATGTTGAGGATATATGCATCAGGAAATCTGCTGAACGGTCCCAGCCATTTCAATGTCTCTAATCCACGCCGC AAAGCAGAGTATTCATCTGGTGCATTTTTCGCGTCAGTAATG GTGTCGGGTTCCGTTCAAGTATTCCGAGAGGAATATCAAGATTGTGTAATTTGCAAACCTTGA
- the LOC125218870 gene encoding putative late blight resistance protein homolog R1A-10 isoform X4, with protein sequence MAYNLQPLITILEGILDPDQTLWIVDENNPQIQSLLDKATSLQQLLDSKSSLTKLDSKIREVAHQAEDILEYHMVHMLPDPRFFAPTHVRFTLSTPDLQQVIRELGSVMEQAEKLMEMEERKMPRELDSSSSSGSKSAVVVGIDEDLMQLKDRLTRMEKKLEIVPIVGMGGVGKTTLTRKLYEDNMIVECFHCRAWATVSQDYNMRQVLKSLLRCITGKDCDQPTNELKDMLYKSLFGRKYLIVLDDIWSTKFWDEIRMYFPDNNNGSRIVSTTRESDVANYANSLSLQHQVRLLSESESWNLLHQLVFGEEECPLVLQEIGRKIAKDCGGLPLAISVIGGGLLCKMERSEDVWRKIGDNVMASISGLDERCYSILFLSYNNLPNHLKPCFLYMAAFPEDYEIKGSKLVYMWNTEGFVKSNGERSLEEKAKDWLKSLVERNLFLVSEYNKNYYRLKPKSYYSMHDMLRIYASGNLLNGPSHFNVSNPRRVSFHNFYQLEHVNEPTDSMELTRSIICIGFQKAEYSSGAFFASVMVSGSVQVFREEYQDCVICKP encoded by the exons ATGGCTTACAATCTTCAACCACTCATCACTATTCTTGAGGGAATCCTTGATCCTGACCAAACACTATGGATTGTTGATGAAAACAACCCTCAGATCCAGTCCCTGCTCGACAAAGCTACATCTCTTCAGCAGCTCCTTGATAGTAAATCATCACTCACCAAACTAGACAGCAAAATAAGAGAAGTTGCACATCAAGCTGAAGACATCCTTGAATACCACATGGTTCACATGCTCCCTGATCCCAGGTTCTTTGCACCTACTCATGTGAGATTCACTTTATCCACACCAGATCTACAACAAGTAATACGGGAACTTGGTTCTGTTATGGAGCAAGCTGAGAAGCTCATGGAGATGGAGGAAAGGAAGATGCCACGAGAGCTTGATTCATCCAGTTCATCCGGTTCCAAGAGTGCTGTGGTGGTGGGAATTGATGAAGATCTGATGCAGCTCAAGGATCGGCTGACCCGTATGGAGAAGAAGCTGGAGATCGTCCCCATCGTTGGTATGGGTGGTGTAGGTAAAACCACTCTTACTCGAAAGCTTTATGAAGATAATATGATTGTTGAATGCTTTCATTGTCGTGCTTGGGCCACTGTCTCACAAGATTACAATATGCGACAAGTTCTCAAAAGCCTTCTTCGTTGCATAACTGGAAAAGATTGTGATCAACCTACTAATGAGTTAAAAGATATGTTGTATAAGAGCTTGTTCGGTAGAAAATACTTGATTGTGTTAGATGATATATGGAGCACCAAATTCTGGGATGAGATTAGGATGTACTTCCCGGACAACAACAACGGGAGTCGCATTGTGAGCACCACTAGGGAATCTGATGTAGCGAACTATGCTAACTCTTTGAGTCTGCAACATCAGGTGCGGTTGCTTAGCGAGTCTGAAAGTTGGAATCTGCTTCACCAACTTGTGTTTGGAGAAGAGGAGTGCCCTCTTGTATTACAAGAGATTGGTCGAAAGATCGCCAAGGATTGCGGTGGGCTTCCTCTAGCCATAAGTGTGATTGGAGGAGGGTTGCTATGTAAGATGGAAAGATCAGAAGATGTTTGGAGGAAAATTGGGGACAATGTAATGGCATCAATTTCTGGATTAGACGAGCGATGCTATAGTATCTTGTTTTTAAGTTATAACAACTTGCCGAATCACTTGAAACCATGTTTCTTATACATGGCAGCTTTCCCAGAAGACTACGAGATTAAAGGCTCCAAACTCGTATATATGTGGAATACAGAAGGATTTGTAAAATCAAACGGGGAAAGAAGTTTGGAGGAAAAGGCAAAGGATTGGCTAAAGTCTCTAGTCGAAAGaaatctatttttggtaagtgAATACAATAAGAACTATTACCGATTGAAACCAAAGAGTTATTATAGCATGCATGATATGTTGAGGATATATGCATCAGGAAATCTGCTGAACGGTCCCAGCCATTTCAATGTCTCTAATCCACGCCGCGTGAGTTTTCACAACTTTTACCAATTGGAACATGTTAATGAACCAACAGACTCAATGGAACTAACTCGATCTATTATATGCATCGGTTTTCAGAAAGCAGAGTATTCATCTGGTGCATTTTTCGCGTCAGTAATG GTGTCGGGTTCCGTTCAAGTATTCCGAGAGGAATATCAAGATTGTGTAATTTGCAAACCTTGA